Proteins encoded in a region of the Paenibacillus sp. E222 genome:
- a CDS encoding GerMN domain-containing protein: MNKKLWIAALLVTVMTVAAGCGSKPTAAPAPNQTQGAGTENNASENQNETDITEPVTVDPEDTTTTTPGTTEGTTEGTTTPSGGTTSEKPGTSEGNEKKTIDVYYTDLEELELHKATADITYASDDAKYKAAFAALQQSKDDKLVPLWAKEIELKSVQFKDGALTLDIHMPDTARLGAGGEVFAIDALKQTFFQFDEVKSLDLLVDGQKSESLMGHVDLEHPMTRSE; encoded by the coding sequence ATGAACAAAAAATTATGGATTGCAGCGCTGCTGGTAACGGTTATGACAGTTGCTGCTGGATGTGGAAGCAAGCCAACAGCTGCTCCAGCTCCAAATCAGACTCAAGGTGCGGGAACAGAGAATAATGCGTCTGAGAATCAGAATGAGACGGATATTACTGAACCTGTAACCGTGGATCCGGAGGATACAACGACAACGACACCGGGTACAACAGAAGGCACTACGGAGGGTACAACGACTCCATCGGGTGGAACTACTTCAGAGAAGCCTGGAACATCCGAAGGTAATGAGAAGAAAACCATTGATGTGTACTACACAGATCTGGAAGAGTTGGAATTGCACAAAGCAACGGCAGATATTACTTACGCTTCGGATGATGCCAAGTACAAGGCTGCATTTGCAGCGCTGCAACAAAGCAAGGACGATAAACTTGTTCCGCTTTGGGCGAAAGAAATTGAATTGAAATCTGTTCAGTTCAAAGACGGTGCGCTTACCTTGGATATCCATATGCCGGATACAGCACGTCTTGGTGCAGGTGGTGAAGTATTTGCCATTGATGCTTTGAAGCAAACGTTCTTCCAGTTTGATGAAGTCAAATCGCTTGATTTGCTGGTAGACGGCCAGAAATCCGAGAGTTTGATGGGACATGTGGATCTTGAGCATCCAATGACACGATCCGAATAG